The following proteins are encoded in a genomic region of Nitrospinota bacterium:
- a CDS encoding type II toxin-antitoxin system VapC family toxin — protein MEKRRPGAVVDCSITLSWFFNDEKSRLADSILHKLDRITLWVPAIWTLEFANALINARRRKRISEKEHVAILDHAARLPLIADAEIHSLSGITGLAQRYGLTSYDAAYLELALRKDLLLATLDEALAKAAVEAGVTLLT, from the coding sequence CACGCTTTCATGGTTTTTCAATGATGAAAAAAGCAGGCTGGCCGATTCCATCCTCCACAAGTTGGACAGGATCACCTTATGGGTCCCGGCCATCTGGACGCTTGAATTCGCCAACGCTCTGATTAACGCCCGGAGACGCAAACGGATATCGGAAAAAGAACACGTGGCGATTCTCGATCACGCCGCCCGTCTTCCGCTGATCGCCGATGCCGAAATCCACTCCCTGTCCGGAATCACCGGCTTGGCGCAACGGTATGGACTCACCAGTTATGACGCCGCTTATCTTGAATTGGCGTTGAGGAAAGATCTGCTTCTGGCCACGCTGGATGAAGCATTGGCAAAAGCGGCGGTTGAGGCGGGTGTAACGCTGTTGACGTAA
- a CDS encoding Ni/Fe hydrogenase subunit alpha, translated as MKKDKTIKVEALARVEGEGGFTVTIKDGAVKEARLRIYEPPRFFEAFLRGRMFTEAPDITARICGICPIAYQMSSVHAIENALGIKVEGQLRELRRLIYCGEWIESHALHVFMLHLPDFLGYESAIHMAADHKGVVEKALKLKKTGNSIVTTVGGREIHPVNVRVGGFYRAPSRKELEPLLENLKWSRDFAMEAVKLVAGLDFPDFTRDYEYVALTHPDEYPMCEGRLVSSKGLNIALNEYENHFEEEHVPHSNALHSVMKGKGAYHVGPLARYNLNFGKLSQDAMYAAKEAGIGDAVMNPFQSVIVRAVETLYACGEAIRIIESYEQPERPHVEVEPKAGVGYGCSEAPRGILWHKYRIDGKGIIQDARIIPPTSQNQKMMENDLGEFAGANASMADDQLTLRLEQAVRNYDPCISCATHMMKVEVRRE; from the coding sequence ATGAAAAAGGACAAGACGATAAAGGTGGAGGCCCTTGCCCGGGTGGAGGGCGAGGGAGGCTTTACGGTGACCATCAAGGATGGCGCCGTGAAGGAGGCCAGGCTTCGCATATACGAGCCGCCACGGTTTTTCGAGGCGTTCCTGCGCGGCAGGATGTTCACCGAGGCGCCGGACATCACCGCCCGGATCTGCGGCATATGCCCCATCGCATACCAGATGAGCTCCGTCCACGCCATAGAGAACGCCCTTGGGATAAAGGTGGAGGGGCAGTTGCGGGAGCTTCGCAGACTGATCTATTGCGGCGAATGGATTGAAAGCCACGCCCTGCACGTGTTCATGCTCCATCTCCCCGATTTTCTCGGTTATGAAAGCGCCATCCACATGGCGGCCGACCACAAGGGGGTGGTGGAAAAGGCGTTGAAGCTTAAAAAGACCGGCAACTCCATCGTCACCACAGTCGGCGGAAGGGAGATACACCCGGTGAACGTGCGGGTGGGGGGATTTTACAGGGCGCCGTCGCGCAAGGAACTTGAGCCGTTGCTGGAAAATCTAAAATGGTCGCGGGACTTCGCCATGGAAGCGGTGAAGCTTGTGGCGGGGCTGGATTTCCCGGATTTCACGCGGGACTACGAATATGTGGCGCTAACCCACCCCGATGAGTACCCGATGTGCGAGGGGAGGCTGGTGTCCAGCAAGGGGCTTAACATCGCCCTGAACGAATACGAAAACCACTTCGAGGAGGAGCACGTCCCACATTCCAACGCGCTGCATTCTGTGATGAAAGGGAAAGGCGCCTATCACGTGGGGCCGCTGGCGCGCTATAACCTGAACTTCGGCAAGCTTTCGCAGGATGCGATGTACGCCGCAAAGGAGGCGGGGATCGGCGACGCGGTGATGAACCCGTTCCAGAGCGTCATCGTGCGCGCGGTGGAGACGCTGTACGCCTGCGGCGAGGCGATAAGGATTATCGAAAGCTATGAACAGCCCGAAAGGCCGCATGTGGAGGTGGAGCCGAAAGCCGGCGTCGGCTATGGCTGCTCGGAGGCGCCGCGCGGGATACTTTGGCACAAGTACCGGATAGACGGCAAAGGGATCATCCAGGACGCCCGCATCATCCCCCCCACGTCGCAGAACCAGAAGATGATGGAAAACGACCTTGGCGAATTCGCCGGGGCCAACGCATCCATGGCGGACGATCAGCTCACATTGCGGCTGGAACAGGCTGTGCGCAATTACGACCCTTGCATCTCCTGCGCCACCCATATGATGAAAGTGGAAGTGCGGAGGGAATGA